The Corallococcus soli region CGGACACCTTGGCCAGCGGTCCGCCCTGGGTCCGGTTGCGCTCCGAGTCGTCAAGGGGCAGCACGCCCACGTCCGCCAGGGCCAGGACCTTGAAGAGGTCGTCGTGGACCACGGGCGGCTGGAAGTCGACCTTGTCCTTGAGTCCCAGGTCCTTGACCAGGTCGTCCAGGTGGGGCTTCCAGTCGGGGTGGTGCGCGCCCACGAGCGTCAGGCGCACGTCCACCTGCTGCGCGGCGAGCGCGGTGGCCCTCAGCAGGGTGGGCAGGCCCTGCCAGCCGACGTGGCTGCCCAGGTACATCATCCTCAGGGGCGTGCCGTCCGGGGCGCCGAGCACCTCCGGGTCGTACGGCTTCAGGTCCACCGGCGCGCGCAGCATGCGCAGCTGGTCCTCGGCCGCGCCCAACCCTTGGATGTAGCCCTTCGTCGTCTGGGAGCCCGTCACGACCAGGTCCGCGTTCATCAGGCAGAAGAGCTCCTGCCGGCGGATCTTCGACAGGAAGCGGCGGTCCCCGTCCGTCTGGGGGTGGGTGTAGCGCAGCTCCTGCGAGGGGAAGGTCTGGGCCTCATAGATGAGGCGGTAGCCGTAGTCCGCCTTCAGCTCGCAGAGCGCGTAGCCGCCGAAGGGGTCCGTGAAGTGGGCAAGGGCGTAGTCCTCGCTCTCCAGCTGCCGACGCACGGCCCGCTCGAAGGACTGGATGCGCGAGGCCAGGTCCCCGGAGCCTACCGGCACCCGGAGCAGCCGGGCGCCCTGGTACTTCTCGATATGGGAGTGGTCGGGGGTCTTCGCCGACAGCACCACCACGGAGAAGCGATCAGGCAACGCCTTCAGATACTCGGTCAGTCGGCGTGAGGAGCCAGACGGGCCGGGGATGACGTCGAAGCTGCACAGGAGAAGTCTGGGCAGGTCACTCAAGCGTTCGCAGGATACTTGGACAACGAGAAGGTGTCATCGGCCGTGACGGAAGAAGAACGGGGTCCGCAGACAAACACATCCCGTGACGGAGGCGTTGACCCCCTGTATGCCGCGACGTAACGAGGCGAGGTGTCCATGGATGAGCGGAAGGGCGTCACCTTGAGCTACCTGCGGGAGCTGGCCCGGAAATACCTCCGGGAGGGGTCCGGCACGTCCCGGGGACGTGAGTTCGTCACCGCGCTGGCCGAGCGGGTGCCCGCGCTGGGGCGGCTCGCGCGCCTGGCGGGTATCAGCGTATCCCAGCGCGGCTCCGGTGACGTGGGCGGTGAAGAGCGCAAGCTGGATTCCGGCCCGGTGCGAGGCGCGCCGCCCGAATCCGTCCCGCTGCCGGCTCCGGACCTGTCCGGGGCGCAGGAAGCAGAGCCACGAGAACTTTCCTCGGAACCCATCACCCAGCCTTCGGGCGAGCCCCGGACGCGGCCGGCCCAGGTGGTGACGTTCCCCGCCCGCGCGAAGTCGCGCAGGGAGCCGGACGACGAGGACACGCTGCCCATGTCGCCGGAGGCGCCCACGCCGCGCCCGTCGAGCGCGCCGAAGACGGACGCGGCGCCCCAAGCCGTCGCCGGGGCGGTCCCCGCGCCCGCGAGCGAGCCCCCGCATGCGGCCGAGCCCCTGATGGAGGGGTTCTTCGTGACGAAGATCGCGGGGCAGGCCGAAGCGCGCCGCCATCACCTGTTGGAGGAGCAGGCGCCGCGCCTGCCACCCGCGGACACGACGCCCGAGCAGCAGGAGCACCTGGGCGTGCTGCCCCTGGACTACCAGGACGACGCGATGGTGCTGCTCGCGCGCGACCCGCACACGCTCTTCGTCCTCTGGGACTTCAGTGACGCCAGCCGGAAGCGGGCGCTCGACGGGCTGCCGTCGCCGCGCGCCGTGTTGAAGGTGTTCGACGGGGAGGGCGTGTCGCGGGAGGTGGACTTCGCGCTGGAGTCGCGCAGCTACTACCTGCAGGGCCTGTCCCCCGGGCGGACGTACCGGGTGGAGGCGCACTTCGTCGGCGCGGATGGCCGGTCGCGCCGCATCGGTCATTCGTCGAACCGGGCGACGCTGCCTCCGGCGGGCCCGTCCTCGGACACGTCCATCCGGTTCCTGCGCATGCCGCCCCCGCCGGTCGTGCACCGCGCGCGCGCGGAGGACGCGCCGGTGGTGCCCACGCGCGCCGCGGAGCCGCAGGAGCGCGAGTACGTGACGTGGCGCCGGGTGTCGCTGCCGGGCAGCGCGGGCATGCGCGACGTGCCGGAGGTGCACCGCGAGCGCATTGAGACGCCGCGAGCCCCGGGCGCTTCGGATCAGCGCTATGGGGCGGGGGCCCATCTCGAAACTGGGCCCCGGGCGCCGGGCGCTTCGGACCAGCGCTATGAGGAGGCCGCGAGCGGAGGGCAGGGCCAGGTCCTGGCTCCGCCCCGTGCACCCGGGGCTTCGGATCAGCGCTACCTGTCCGTGGAGCGCGCATCGGGGGCTTCGGATCAGCGGTACGGGCAGGCGGGCAGCGCGGTGGGCCACCGCTACCTGGAGGTGCCTCGCGCTCCGGGGGCTTCGGAACAGCGGTATGGCCAGTCCCTGCTGCCGGGGGGTGTGTCGGAGTACCGCTACCTGGAGGTGTCTTCGCGTGCCGCCGGGGCTTCGGATCAGCGTTACGTGGCAGGGGGAGGGCAGGGTGCGTCCGACCAGAAGTACATCGACGTGCCGCGAGCCCCGGGCGCTTCGGACCAGCGCTACCTGACGGTGCCGTCCGTGCCAGGGGCGTCGGATCAGAAGTACCTGACGGTGCCTCGCGCGGCTGGCGCTTCGGACCAGCGGTATCTGACCGTGGAGCGTGCGTCGGGCGCGTCGGACCAGCAGTACCTGACGGTGCCCCGCGCGGCTGGGGCTTCGGACCAGCGGTATCTGTCGGTGGAGCGCGCGTCGGGCGCATCGGATCAGCAGTACCTGACGGTGCCGCGTGCCGCTGGAGCTTCGGAGCAGCGACATCTGTCGGCGGAGCGTGCGTCGGGCGCGTCGGAGCAGCAGCCCGCGATGGCGCCTCGCACGGCCGGTACCTCGGAGACGCGCTACCTGGGCGACACCGTGCTTTCCCCTCGGGCCCCCGTGGCTCCGCGACCGGAGCCAGTCCGTGGCGCGAGCGCGCCTTTCTCCTCGACGGACTCCCGCGCGCAAGCGGTGTCGTTACCCGCGTCCACGCGCGTGGCGGAGCCCGAAGCCCCCACGGACCCCTGGGCCCTGAGCGTGGCGCGCGGGCCGTCTGCTTCGGAACAGCGAGCCCTCGACAAGGCGAGGGAAGCCGCCGAGGAGGCGCGAAGGGCTCCACCGGCTTCCGCGCCCCCGGGTGTGCCGGCCCCTCCGTCGGAGACGCCCGTGGCAGCGAAGGCCGCGCCCGCGGTGGACACGGCTCCTTCGTCCCAGAACGCGCCGGTGCCGGCCGCCGTCTCCACGCCGCCGGCCACCGCGCCTTCGAAGCCCGCGTCCCCGGACGCCAAATCCTCCCACTCCAAGTCCCGGCGCAATTCGCGCCGTGGACGTTCGTGAACCCGCACGGCCTCCTCGACTGACCTATGAGCCTGGGCTCCCTCGCGCTGGTCCTCCACGCACATCTCCCCTTCGTCCGTCACCCCGAGTACGAGGACTTCCTCGAGGAGGACTGGCTCTACGAGGCCATCTCCGAGACGTACCTGCCGCTGCTGCGCGTGTTCGACACGCTGGCCGAGGAGCGCGTCCCCTTCCGGGTGACGATGACCCTCTCGCCCACGCTCGTCACGATGCTCAACGACGACCTGTTGCGTGAGCGCTACGCGCGGCGCCTGGACCTGCTCTGCGAGCTGGGGGCCCGCGAGGTGCACCGCACCCGTGACGACGCCACCTTCCAGCCGCTGGCCGTCTTCCACCGCGACCACTTCGAATCGCTGCGCCTCGCGTACAACAACCACTACCGGCGCGACCTCGTCGCCGCGTTCCGCAGGCTCCAGGACGCAGGCCACCTGGAGATCCTCACCTGCAACGCCACCCACGGCTTCCTGCCGCTGATGCAGCAGACGCCGGAGGCCGTACGCGCCCAGGTGACGGTGGCGGCGAACCACTACCGCCAGAACTTCGGCCGCGACCCCGCAGGCATCTGGCTGGCCGAGTGCGGCTACTACCCGGGCCTGGAGCGCGTCCTCTCCGCCGAGCGGATCCGCTACTTCTTCGTCGACACGCACGCGCTCACCGACGCCACGCCCCGGCCCCTGCACGGGCCCTACGCCCCCATCTTCACCGAGCCGGGCGTCGCCGCCTTCGCGCGCGACCCGGAGAGCAGCCAGCAGGTGTGGAGCACGGAGCACGGCTACCCGGGCGACCCCGTGTACCGGGAGTTCTACCGGGACATCGGCTGGGACCTGGACCAGGACTACATCCGGCCCTTCATCCAGCCCACCGGCGACCGCAAGAACACCGGCTTCAAGTACTTCCGCATCACCGGCAAGACGAACGACAAGCAGCCGTATGATCCGGCCGCCGCCCGCGAGCGCGCGGGGGTGCACGCCGGCAACTTCCTCTTCAACCGGCAGCGCCAGTTCGAATACCTGGCCTCGCGCATGGGCGGCCGCAAGCCCGTGGTCGTCGCGCCCTACGACGCGGAGCTCTTCGGCCACTGGTGGTTCGAAGGCCCCCACTTCATTGAGGCCCTCATCCGTCAGGCCGCGCGCGAGCCCCGGCACTTCGACCTCATCAGCCCGCTGGACGACCTGCGCGAGCACCCGGAGAACCAGGTCGCCACGCCGCCCCTGTCCTCCTGGGGCGCGGGGGGCTACGCGAACATGTGGCTGGACGGGAGCAACGACTGGATCTACCGCCACCTGAACCACTGCGCGAAGCAGATGGTGGAGCTGGCCCGGGACTTCCCGGACGCGTCGTCCCTGCCGCGCCGGGCCCTCAACCAGGCCGCACGCGAGCTGCTGCTGGCCCAGTCCTCCGACTGGGCCTTCATCATGAAGACCGGCACCATGGTGGACTACGCCGTGCGTCGGACGAAGGAGCACCTGCAGCGCTTCCTGCGCCTGCACGACCAGGTGCGCTCAGGCACCATCGACGAGGGGTGGCTGTCCCACGTGGAGGGCCGCGACAACCTGTTCCCCGAACTGGACTACCGGGTGTACCGGCCCGGTTGAGCGCCCCGGGAACAGGCAGGCTGGCCGGGGGTTCACCTTCCGCGAGCGGACGAGGTCGTTCCGGTTGCGGGGCTTCATTTCCGCTTTAGCTTGAAGGAATCCATGACCCACACGCTCCTTCCGTTCCGTCGCAAGCTCGTGACCGCCGTGCTGGTGCTGGCGTCGCCCACGCTCGCCCTCGCGCAGCCCCCGGCGCCCAAGGCCCCCGCGCCGCAGACGCAGCCGGCGGCCTCCGGACAGGCGGGCAACCTGCAACCCGCCACGCGCGAGGCGCAGTCGCTGTCCTCGCTGGCGCCGCTGGTGGATTCGGTGAAGTCCGCCGTCGTGAACGTGGACGTGCAGGCCCGCGCGGAGATGCCCGAGGGCATGGAGGACAACCCCCTCTTCGAGCGCTTCTTCGGCGGCAACGGCGGCAGGGGAGGGCGCAGCCAGCGCGAGCAGGTCCGTCAGGGCGCCGGGTCCGGCTTCATCATCGACCCCAAGGGCCTGGTGCTCACCAACAACCACGTCATCGAGGACGCGGTCACCATCACCATCCGCCTGGACGACGGCCGTTCGTTCACCGGCGAGGTGGTGGGGCGCGACCCCCTCACGGACGTGGCCGTGGTGAAGATCAAGGAGAAGGTGGATCAGCTGCCCTCCGTGAAGCTGGGTGACTCGGACGCGGTGCGCGTGGGCGACTGGGTGCTGGCCATTGGCAACCCCTTCGGCCTGGCCTCCAGCGTGAGCGTGGGCATCCTGTCCGCGCGGGCCCGGGAGATCGGCGCCAGCGCGTATGACGACTTCCTGCAGACGGACGCGGCCATCAACCCCGGCAACTCCGGCGGCCCGCTGTTCAACATGAAGGGCGAGGTGGTGGGCATCAACACTGCCATCGTCGGCGGGGGCACGGGCATCGGCTTCTCCGTGCCCAGCAACCTCATCAAGGCCCTGCTGCCGCAACTGCAGAAGAGCGGCTCCGTCACGCGCGGCTGGCTGGGCGTGGGCATCCAGCCCCTCACGCGAGACCTGGCGCAGGCGCTGAAGCTGCCGGTGAACGAGGGCGCCATCCTCACGCAGATCAACCCCGGCTCGCCCGCGGCGAAGGCGGGCCTCAAGGCGGACGATGTGGTGGTCGCCGTGGACGGGCAGAAGGTGCGCTCCGACAGCGAGCTGACCCGCACGGTGGCGCTCAAGAAGCCCAACAGCGTCACCACGCTCAGCATCTACCGCGACGGCAAGGCCCAGGACGTCAAGGTGACCATGGGCACCCGGCCGGACCTGGAGGGCCTGTCCAAGAAGAAGCCCGAGGCCAACGGGGACCAGGACTCCTCGCGCCGCGTGGGCGTGTCCCTGCAGGACCTGGATGCGCGCACCGCGTCCCAGGCGGGCTTCACGGAGCGCACCGGCGCGCTCGTCACGGACATCGTCCCCGGCTCCCCCGCGGACCGCGCGCAGCTGGCCCCGGGCATGCTGGTGGTGGAGGCGAACCGCAAGCCCATCACGAGCGCGAAGGAGCTGGCCGCGGTCATCCGCGCCGCGCCCGCGGGCAGCACCCTGTTGTTGCGCGTGGCCGGCCCGGGCGGCGGACGGCTGCTGCGCGCGTTGAAGATGCCTTGAGGTCGTGGGGGCCTGGAGGGGGTTTTCCCGTCTTGGAGGGTGAGCGCGCGGCATGAGCGTCAACTACGTCTCGCTGGGTGACAGCACGGCGGTGGG contains the following coding sequences:
- a CDS encoding trypsin-like peptidase domain-containing protein; the protein is MTHTLLPFRRKLVTAVLVLASPTLALAQPPAPKAPAPQTQPAASGQAGNLQPATREAQSLSSLAPLVDSVKSAVVNVDVQARAEMPEGMEDNPLFERFFGGNGGRGGRSQREQVRQGAGSGFIIDPKGLVLTNNHVIEDAVTITIRLDDGRSFTGEVVGRDPLTDVAVVKIKEKVDQLPSVKLGDSDAVRVGDWVLAIGNPFGLASSVSVGILSARAREIGASAYDDFLQTDAAINPGNSGGPLFNMKGEVVGINTAIVGGGTGIGFSVPSNLIKALLPQLQKSGSVTRGWLGVGIQPLTRDLAQALKLPVNEGAILTQINPGSPAAKAGLKADDVVVAVDGQKVRSDSELTRTVALKKPNSVTTLSIYRDGKAQDVKVTMGTRPDLEGLSKKKPEANGDQDSSRRVGVSLQDLDARTASQAGFTERTGALVTDIVPGSPADRAQLAPGMLVVEANRKPITSAKELAAVIRAAPAGSTLLLRVAGPGGGRLLRALKMP
- a CDS encoding glycoside hydrolase family 57 protein → MSLGSLALVLHAHLPFVRHPEYEDFLEEDWLYEAISETYLPLLRVFDTLAEERVPFRVTMTLSPTLVTMLNDDLLRERYARRLDLLCELGAREVHRTRDDATFQPLAVFHRDHFESLRLAYNNHYRRDLVAAFRRLQDAGHLEILTCNATHGFLPLMQQTPEAVRAQVTVAANHYRQNFGRDPAGIWLAECGYYPGLERVLSAERIRYFFVDTHALTDATPRPLHGPYAPIFTEPGVAAFARDPESSQQVWSTEHGYPGDPVYREFYRDIGWDLDQDYIRPFIQPTGDRKNTGFKYFRITGKTNDKQPYDPAAARERAGVHAGNFLFNRQRQFEYLASRMGGRKPVVVAPYDAELFGHWWFEGPHFIEALIRQAAREPRHFDLISPLDDLREHPENQVATPPLSSWGAGGYANMWLDGSNDWIYRHLNHCAKQMVELARDFPDASSLPRRALNQAARELLLAQSSDWAFIMKTGTMVDYAVRRTKEHLQRFLRLHDQVRSGTIDEGWLSHVEGRDNLFPELDYRVYRPG
- a CDS encoding DUF4912 domain-containing protein, producing the protein MDERKGVTLSYLRELARKYLREGSGTSRGREFVTALAERVPALGRLARLAGISVSQRGSGDVGGEERKLDSGPVRGAPPESVPLPAPDLSGAQEAEPRELSSEPITQPSGEPRTRPAQVVTFPARAKSRREPDDEDTLPMSPEAPTPRPSSAPKTDAAPQAVAGAVPAPASEPPHAAEPLMEGFFVTKIAGQAEARRHHLLEEQAPRLPPADTTPEQQEHLGVLPLDYQDDAMVLLARDPHTLFVLWDFSDASRKRALDGLPSPRAVLKVFDGEGVSREVDFALESRSYYLQGLSPGRTYRVEAHFVGADGRSRRIGHSSNRATLPPAGPSSDTSIRFLRMPPPPVVHRARAEDAPVVPTRAAEPQEREYVTWRRVSLPGSAGMRDVPEVHRERIETPRAPGASDQRYGAGAHLETGPRAPGASDQRYEEAASGGQGQVLAPPRAPGASDQRYLSVERASGASDQRYGQAGSAVGHRYLEVPRAPGASEQRYGQSLLPGGVSEYRYLEVSSRAAGASDQRYVAGGGQGASDQKYIDVPRAPGASDQRYLTVPSVPGASDQKYLTVPRAAGASDQRYLTVERASGASDQQYLTVPRAAGASDQRYLSVERASGASDQQYLTVPRAAGASEQRHLSAERASGASEQQPAMAPRTAGTSETRYLGDTVLSPRAPVAPRPEPVRGASAPFSSTDSRAQAVSLPASTRVAEPEAPTDPWALSVARGPSASEQRALDKAREAAEEARRAPPASAPPGVPAPPSETPVAAKAAPAVDTAPSSQNAPVPAAVSTPPATAPSKPASPDAKSSHSKSRRNSRRGRS